A window of Candidatus Nitrosotenuis uzonensis genomic DNA:
TTTAACTTTTTTCTAATTGGCAATTTTGTTAATTGTCGGGGCAACGTTTATGTTTGAACCAGAATCCACCTCCCACATGGGACGCGTACATACACACAGACACGGTCAATCTCATTCCACAAGGCCGATCTCATACAGGACTCCATCCTGGATATCAGATCCAAAGGAGATCGAGGAGCTGGTTGTAAAGTACGGCAAGGACGGCGTGCCGATGAGCCAGATTGGCATAAAGCTCAGAGACCAGCATGCAGTTCCGCTTGTAAAGCCCATAGTCAAAAAATCGGTCAAAAAGATACTTGAGGACAACGGGATAAAACCGGAACTCCCAGAAGACCTGAACAACATTGTCAAAAAGGCAGTCAATTTGCAAAGACACCTAAAGAGCAATAACTCTGATAAGAGAAACGTCAGATCGCTTGAGCTCGTGGAAGCAAAGGTGCACAGAATATCCACATACTATAAGAAAATCGGGGTGCTGCCTCAAAACTGGAAATATAAGTCAGTAGTAGCTCAGCTTGAGTAATGGTGCAAAGTCTGGACGAGTCTCTTTCAAACTTTTCTGATCGTTTATCCGAGTTAATCAAATCAAAAAAAGATATTCAGATTATCACCCACATTGACTGTGACGGCATAACATCTGGCAGCATAATAACAAAGTCGCTCATACGCGCAGGTGCAAAGGTGACTGCCAAGACTGCAAAGGAGATGAGTCATGAAGTAATAAGACAGATGCGCTCAGATGGGCGAGACTTTTACATCATCACAGACCTTGGCGGCGGATTCGCAGGACAGCTTGACGAGGCATTAGGCCATAACTGGTTTGTCCTGGATCACCATGAGATACCACCTGAAGAGCACGATAATCCACGGGTCATCAATGCTTGGAAATATGGA
This region includes:
- a CDS encoding 30S ribosomal protein S15 yields the protein MGRVHTHRHGQSHSTRPISYRTPSWISDPKEIEELVVKYGKDGVPMSQIGIKLRDQHAVPLVKPIVKKSVKKILEDNGIKPELPEDLNNIVKKAVNLQRHLKSNNSDKRNVRSLELVEAKVHRISTYYKKIGVLPQNWKYKSVVAQLE